The following DNA comes from Nicotiana sylvestris chromosome 10, ASM39365v2, whole genome shotgun sequence.
tggacaagaaaaagtgtgaaagataacttgcattttgTAGTAAGcaagcaagaaaacaatcactattattcgtagccccacggtgggcgccaaactgtttaccttgaaaatggtagtAACAATTAGATtttattttgtggttctaaaaatatgcgatctatttttatgctagttgttagacaatagatgctaagtgaaagatTAGAAAATAAGATAATAGCTTGTAGACAAtgtaataatcaaaccgaatggctggaaatcggggcctcgaggtcgagtcggatgccCAGCTAAGGGCATTCAATAGAGGATTAACAGTTACGATAAATTCGATggaggctctttatgaccaataatgagcaataaataaagaacaattaatgaaatgtAATAAATATAAGTAAGACAATAAATGTAAGCTATATGATCAAATAGAGAGTATGTTTGAGTTAGAGaacagagaatgttcttgtattggatGTAGTGTGTAGTATACCCCCCATTACAAAAATGAcaagggttccctttatatatgaggggaaaatCCCAATATGACACATGCGTAATTATTACATAAAGTAGCCAGTACAACCACTCAATCAGCCTGGTACATGCTGTCACTATTTGTGCAGGCATTTTCAGAAAAATACTGCTCCTAGGGAACTGCCCGCTTACTTGTGATAACCATCAGTTCGTTCTGCCCAGACACCGGTCATTAAGAATCCTCGAAGACTTCGAACCCTGAGCTATTCTTCGAGCCCTTCGAGGTGAAATTACGTAATGCCTCGCCGATCGTGAAATTGGTCTTTTTGATTTTAGTCGCATAcaattttattaagatgtgaccgaacccacagggctactTATGTAtctcctcttaaatgggaatcaggtcaagcgtagttcagttacgtCAAATGaaaaaatgcaaacaatcttaaacatagtatctcttgactacatctgaattgataggttttggacAAATCTCTCTGTCCCTTTCTGCAAGTataagtgctcctcctgttagtacttaatgaaccatgtagggaccttgccagttgggtgagaacttccccttggcttcatcctgatgtgTGAAGATTCTCTTTAGCACCAATTGCCCCAGTGTGAATTGCCTTGGTCTTTGACCTTTTTTGTTGAAAGTTGTTGCCATTAtgttctggtagagttgactgtgaaatactgcattcattctcttcctATCAACGAGAGTTGGTTGTTCATAGCGGCTCTGTACCCATTCTGCATTGCTGAGCTTATCTTCTTGTATGATTTTtagagaagggatttctacttcggcAGGGATAACCgcttcagtaccataaaccagtaggtagggagttgccccagttgatgtgcgaagTGTGGTACAATATCCAAGCAAAGTAATTGGAAGCTTCTCATGCTATTGTTTGTAATTGTctaccattttcctcaatattttcttgatattcttgttggagacttctacagctccgttcatTTGGGGCTTGTATGTTGTGGAGTTCttatgcttgatcttgaatacttcATACATGGCCTTCattagatcactattgagatttgCTGTGTTGTCAGTGATGATACTCCAAATAGACAAACAATGCGGTCCCGAACAAAATCCGCTACAACCTTTTTAGTTGCAGCTTTataagatgttgcttcaacccattttgtgaagtagtctatggccaccagaatgaacctatgccaaTTTGAAGCAACACATTCGAATGGgccgatgacatccataccccaagcggAGAAAGGCAAGGGTGAAGTTGTTGTGTTGAGTTTGTTGGGTGGTACTCCTATCATGTCAGCATGTATTTGGCATTGGTGACACTGCTGAACATACTTGATGCAATCTATTTCCATAGTCCTCCAGAAATACCCTGCtcttagtatcttcttggctaaggtGAAACCATTCATGTATGGTCCACAGGTTCCAGTATGTATTTCCTCGAGCAATCTGGATGCCTCCTTGGTATCGACAAACCGTAGTAATCCCGGGTCTAGAGTCCTTTTATATAGAATTACCCCACTTTGAAAGAAATGGTTGGCTAACCTTCGAAGCTTGCGCTTCTGAGTGTGGGTAGCAGCCTATAGGTATTATCCAATTTCTAGGTATTTTTTGATGTGATTGAACCATGGATTTTTGTCGATCTCTTCTTCAACACGAGCGCATTAAGCCGACTGCTCATGGATTCTTATTGGGATaagatcaatgaagttcttgtctgggtgtTTTATCATGGAGGACAAAGTGGTTAACGCATCTGAAAACTCATTCTGAATCcttggaacatgtttgaactCTATCTTTGCGAACCTCTTGATCAATTTTCGTACACAGTGCAAATATGGCAATATTTTAGTGTTCTTCATATCCCATTCCCCTATAACCTGTTGcaccaaaagatctgaatctccgATTACCAGAAACTCCTAAACATTCATGTCCATGGCCAACCTAAGCCCcaagatgcaagcctcatattctgccatattattggtgcatggaaacctgaGTTTTGTGGAAACCAGATAGTTTTTGCCGATCTCTGATACTAAGATAGCTCTGATACCCACCCCTTTGAAGTTTGTTGCttcatcgaagaacattctccaaccatcatatgtcTCGGTGATATtatctcctacaaatgatacccccttatcgggaaaatacattttcaatggTTTGTATTTTCCGTCCACGAGATTTTCTGCCAGATGATCTaccaatgcttgccctttgattgctttctgagttacgtagacaatgtcaaactcactcaacaatatTTTCCACTTTGCTAACTTAcctgtaggcatgggtttctgaaagatgCATTTTtgcggatccatccttgatatgagatatgtagtgtatgGAAAGAaataatgtctcaacttctgagTTATCCACCTCAGAGCACATCATGTGCATTCCAGCAAAGAGTACCGGGAAtcgtaaggtgtgaatttcttgctcagataatatattgcttgctcctttcttccagtttcatcatgttgtcccaaaacgcAACCAAAAGTCCCATCTAATACAGACAAATAAAGCATTAGAGGTCTTCCTGGTTTTGGTGGGACCAGAACGACCGATTtagacaaatactccttgattttgtcgaaggcgtTTTGGCATTCTTCAGTCCAGCTTATTGcaacatctttcctcagcatttgAAGATTGGTGCACATATCATAGTTGATTGTGCTATGAAACAGCTGATGTAATTGAGACGTCCTAAAAAACTCATCACATATTTATTATTC
Coding sequences within:
- the LOC138879422 gene encoding uncharacterized protein, yielding MNGFTLAKKILRAGYFWRTMEIDCIKYVQQCHQCQIHADMIGVPPNKLNTTTSPLPFSAWGMDVIGPFECVASNWHRFILVAIDYFTKWVEATSYKAATKKHEKLPITLLGYCTTLRTSTGATPYLLVYGTEAVIPAEVEIPSLKIIQEDKLSNAEWVQSRYEQPTLVDRKRMNAVFHSQLYQNIMATTFNKKGQRPRQFTLGQLVLKRIFTHQDEAKGKFSPNWQGPYMVH
- the LOC138879423 gene encoding uncharacterized protein, which produces MPTGKLAKWKILLSEFDIVYVTQKAIKGQALVDHLAENLVDGKYKPLKMYFPDKGVSFVGDNITETYDGWRMFFDEATNFKGVGIRAILVSEIGKNYLVIGEWDMKNTKILPYLHCVRKLIKRFAKIEFKHVPRIQNEFSDALTTLSSMIKHPDKNFIDLIPIRIHEQSA